A stretch of Brevundimonas naejangsanensis DNA encodes these proteins:
- a CDS encoding ArnT family glycosyltransferase translates to MNRPNLDRYIAGWRGPVLAALLALIAGLPSLLLLPPLDRDESRFAQATAQMLESGDFVDIRFQDEPRWKKPIGIYWMQAAAVAATSDVEDRDIQPYRLPSLLGAMLAAWAIAWAGVALFGQRAGFLAGAMMGATFLLSSEAGIAKTDAMLCGLTTLSMAALARIYMATRAGERPERLHKLLFWAGIGLSILIKGPIGLLVVALSILALSIWDRNIKWLGRLGWGWGLPLVALLVGPWAIAITIATDGGFWREAIGGDLAPKIAGAHESHGGFPGMYLLLSPLLLFPATLMLPAALSTGWRRRAEPAVRFAVCWLVPAWLMFELAPTKLWHYTLPTFGAIALLAAAALTQPIGKVSRVTGALLGLFAAVVICLITVYGLTEYGRSTAQTWATVTIVFAVMAAAVGGFLLLNRAAITGVLMALAFGVIAHAGLAGTIRQLRPLSIAPRLVQTLDSAELSPRQGRYPGPVAITGFHEPSFVFLTSKDTELTDGPGAARALGEGRPAIVEARDDEAFRHALADLGAAGRAVGVVTGHNYSSGDDVRLTVYAPAGAGERSAR, encoded by the coding sequence CGCGGCCCTGTCCTCGCGGCCCTGCTGGCCCTGATCGCGGGCCTGCCCAGCCTGCTGCTGCTGCCGCCGCTGGACCGCGACGAGAGTCGCTTCGCCCAGGCCACGGCCCAGATGCTGGAAAGCGGCGACTTCGTCGACATCCGCTTCCAGGACGAGCCCCGCTGGAAGAAGCCCATCGGCATCTACTGGATGCAGGCCGCCGCCGTGGCCGCGACCTCGGACGTCGAGGACCGCGACATCCAGCCCTATCGCCTGCCGTCCCTGCTGGGGGCCATGCTGGCGGCCTGGGCCATCGCCTGGGCGGGCGTCGCCCTGTTCGGCCAGAGGGCGGGCTTCCTGGCCGGGGCCATGATGGGCGCCACCTTCCTGCTGTCGAGCGAGGCGGGCATCGCCAAGACCGACGCCATGCTGTGCGGCCTGACCACCCTGTCCATGGCGGCCCTGGCGCGCATCTATATGGCCACGCGGGCGGGCGAACGGCCCGAGCGGCTGCACAAGCTGCTGTTCTGGGCGGGCATCGGCCTGTCGATCCTGATCAAGGGGCCGATCGGCCTGCTGGTCGTGGCCCTGTCGATCCTCGCCCTGTCGATCTGGGACCGGAACATCAAATGGCTGGGCCGCCTCGGCTGGGGCTGGGGCCTGCCGCTGGTCGCCCTGCTGGTCGGGCCGTGGGCCATCGCCATCACCATCGCCACCGACGGCGGCTTCTGGCGCGAGGCCATCGGCGGCGATCTGGCCCCCAAGATCGCGGGCGCCCATGAAAGCCACGGCGGCTTCCCCGGCATGTATCTGCTGCTGTCGCCCCTGCTGCTGTTCCCCGCCACCCTGATGCTGCCCGCCGCCCTGTCGACCGGCTGGCGCCGCCGCGCCGAGCCCGCGGTGCGCTTCGCCGTCTGCTGGCTGGTTCCGGCCTGGCTGATGTTCGAGCTGGCCCCGACCAAGCTGTGGCACTACACCCTGCCCACCTTCGGCGCGATCGCCCTCCTGGCCGCCGCCGCCCTGACCCAGCCGATCGGCAAGGTCTCGCGCGTCACGGGCGCTCTGCTGGGCCTGTTCGCCGCCGTCGTTATCTGCCTGATCACCGTCTACGGCCTGACCGAATATGGCCGCTCGACCGCCCAGACCTGGGCGACCGTGACCATCGTCTTCGCCGTCATGGCCGCCGCCGTCGGGGGCTTCCTGCTGCTCAACCGCGCGGCGATCACCGGGGTGCTGATGGCCCTGGCCTTCGGCGTCATCGCCCACGCAGGCCTGGCCGGGACCATCCGCCAGCTGCGCCCCCTGTCGATCGCGCCGCGCCTGGTCCAGACGCTGGACTCGGCCGAGCTGAGCCCGCGCCAGGGGCGCTATCCGGGTCCCGTGGCCATCACCGGCTTCCATGAGCCCAGCTTCGTCTTCCTGACCAGCAAGGACACCGAGCTGACCGACGGCCCCGGCGCCGCCCGCGCCCTGGGCGAGGGCCGTCCCGCCATCGTCGAGGCGCGCGACGACGAGGCCTTCCGCCACGCCCTGGCCGACCTGGGCGCCGCCGGGCGGGCCGTCGGCGTGGTCACCGGCCACAACTATTCCTCGGGCGACGACGTGCGCCTAACCGTCTATGCGCCTGCCGGGGCAGGCGAGAGGAGCGCGCGCTGA
- a CDS encoding hydroxymethylglutaryl-CoA lyase, whose product MGRFIQIVEVGPRDGLQNEKTVLEPAVRVDFIQRLEAAGARRIETVSFVHPKYVPQMAGAEEVMAALPRAEGRSRIGLVLNGKGYDRALGTAVDEVNVAMSATDGFGLKNQGLTVDQQVQMLSDIMAGRANADGAPGATPKLSATLSCVWGCPFEGEVSVQQVGDLVARIAALGVEEIALADTIGVGDPWSVTRKVEAARQAAPDATLRLHFHDTRNTGLANAYAGVEAGVDVLDASVGGIGGCPFAPGATGNLATEDLVYALHRGGFETGYDLDALIDTARWIGDRLGKPNPSALSRAGRFPASRS is encoded by the coding sequence ATGGGACGCTTCATCCAGATCGTCGAGGTCGGGCCGCGCGACGGCCTGCAGAACGAGAAGACGGTGCTGGAGCCCGCCGTCCGCGTCGACTTCATCCAGCGGCTGGAGGCGGCGGGAGCCAGACGGATCGAGACCGTCAGCTTCGTCCATCCCAAATACGTGCCCCAGATGGCGGGCGCCGAAGAGGTCATGGCCGCCCTGCCCCGCGCCGAGGGCCGCAGCCGCATCGGCCTGGTGCTGAACGGCAAGGGCTATGACCGCGCCCTCGGCACCGCGGTGGACGAGGTCAACGTCGCCATGTCCGCGACCGACGGCTTCGGCCTGAAGAACCAGGGCCTGACCGTCGACCAGCAGGTGCAGATGCTGTCCGACATCATGGCGGGCCGCGCGAACGCGGACGGCGCGCCCGGCGCCACGCCGAAGCTGTCGGCCACCCTGTCCTGCGTCTGGGGCTGCCCGTTCGAGGGCGAGGTCTCGGTCCAGCAGGTCGGCGACCTGGTCGCCCGCATCGCCGCCCTGGGCGTCGAGGAGATCGCCCTGGCCGACACCATCGGCGTCGGCGACCCGTGGAGCGTGACCAGGAAGGTCGAGGCCGCCCGCCAGGCCGCGCCGGACGCGACCTTGCGCCTGCATTTCCACGACACCCGCAACACCGGCCTGGCCAACGCCTATGCCGGCGTCGAGGCCGGGGTGGACGTGCTGGACGCCTCGGTCGGCGGTATCGGCGGCTGCCCCTTCGCCCCCGGCGCGACCGGCAATCTGGCCACCGAAGATCTGGTTTACGCCCTGCACCGCGGCGGCTTCGAAACCGGCTATGATCTTGATGCCCTTATCGACACGGCCCGCTGGATCGGCGACAGGCTCGGCAAACCCAACCCCAGCGCGCTGAGCCGGGCGGGTCGCTTTCCAGCGTCCCGCAGCTGA